The region AGCAGACTGATCCTTCGAAAGTCTAAGTTTTTTTCTCGAAGCGTCACCATCTTCCTCGTCACTGATGCCACGAGAACAAGCTCTTTCAATATCAAGCTCATCTCCATTAGTGCCTTCCCTTTCGCTCCTTTTCCCACTCACACTCGATATCGTGCTGTTCGGAGATGAAACTCCAGCTTCTTCTTCGCAGTCGACCGTAGATGGCAATCTGTTCACGTCGATTCCTCTAAGAAATGATCTAGTCTCGCCTCGGAAAGATTCTGCGTTAGGATCTGCATGCAAATACCGTACTTTTTCAGATAAAAAATGGAAACTTTATCTGattgttgaagaaaagaaaaagaattttcaGGCTTAGATCTAGAGAAAAGTAGCAGATTTTAGGGTGGGGGTCTGCATGTGAACATGAGAAAACGATTGTCAAAAAAGCTACTTCAAGCATGAGGAAAAAATTTTGGTTGGGTGACAGTAGAGCATTGAAGGACGAAAAGAAATTGATTTCTTTAAGGTTTATTTGGTTCTCGGGAAACCAAAGGGGGGAAAAAAGAAGAGAGTTAAGAAACAAACCTGAAGGAGCAGAAACATCGTTCcacgacgatttgtgaaaggctgtAAACCCAGAAGGGACCGAAGAGCAAGAATCAACGGAGGAAGGAAGCAAAGAAGGCCTTAGATTCAGCTGCAAGGAGTGGTGATTCTGAGGAAAACCCAAACTAAGACTCAAACCCAGATCTTCTTTTCCCAccatcattttatattattttctcttGTGCCAAACAAAGCTTCGTTCTTCTTTTCCCTGTATGAAAAAGGGTGAGAAACAGAGAGAgaaaaaggagaggaaaagacTTGGGCTTTGttaagggagagagagagagagagaggtgaGGGGGGAGAGGTGATGATGGGTTGGGGATGTGAGAAAGGGGGGTATTATATAGAAAGGAAAAGAATGGAGTGCAAGTGAAAGTTCGATGATGACTTGCTGTCATTCAGGAGGCCAATTATCTGAATCATGGCAATTTGCTCCCCAAAATAATACCTACCCCTTCCCCCTATGCTCCTTTGTCTCACTTTTAACCTTTTTTAACCATTTACCTTACTAAATGCTCTTTATTATATAAACGTTATGCATTTATGTATTATCTCATTAATAAGTAAATGAGATTTTATGAGAATCATCATTCTTAATGTTTGCTTTTATATATTGTCTAATCTTTGACTTGTTAATTAATTATCTTCTTACCTAATTAACTTTCCATTTCGTTTCTAACGGGGGTGGCATTTACCACGCTTTGGTGGCCAATTAAAATCTTGACCAATAAATGCATTAATAAAGGCATGATTCACTACTTTTGAGTCTTATAAATGTAGTAATCTCCTTTTAATTCAATACAAAAATCTCATTATAGATTCCATCTTTATATTTTACAAATGTTTACgctaaattaattttgatttttgttaattcCAAGTGTATAAACTACTAAGCTTCTCAGCTTTCTTTATAAAGTAGAGGGATTCAATGAAGGTTCATGTATTAAGagataaattgtattttatctcatctattaaaaaaaaagataaattagaattttacattaaaattaaattggtcattttgttaaaaaatttttcaattttcttgttaACCCGTTAGCATAAGATACAGATGACACTTTTTAATTACTCaggttaatttttaatagtaaaataaattacttttttttattttctaatttaatatcTAAGGActaatttatgtaaaaataaaaatggataaagTTTTGTAAAtgggaaaagaaaattttaatggcGAAATGTTTTGGCAGCACCAAACAAACCAaccaactaaaaaaatttaaatgcaaGCAGATTTTAGTCTAATTATTTGTGTTTCCGAATCCCAACCAAAAAGACCAGACCAGCAAATATTATGATATCATCCCTGTGGGCCATATCTCCCCCCTGAACACCCCTCTCAACCAACGGCCCTGATCCCACCTTCCATCTTCATCAATCACCCCCTCTGATGCTGTTTTtgacaaccatcaaatcatgaGTGGACGGTGATGATTGGAGCCAGACAGATCAATTTGAttcattttttacaaattttatcaaagtaGGGCCCCGCATTcccccaaaaacaaaaaaaaaaaatctaacatcTACCACGAGAGATGGAAGACAATGGTGTCGCTTTCTCAACCTTTTGTATTAAAACAAAAACTCTTTCTTGTTTGACGCGCATCGTGCTGCGTATGTGTCACGCTCGCTTGCGTGATGGTGACGCGCGTGGGATGGTGGTCCTTAATCTTTGTTGGTGACTGTCATATAAAATGGGCTTCGTGATATCAATTATTGATTTTGGCATATTCTCTCCATGGATCATTAGGGAGTTGAAATAGAGATGTTTTATGGTGCATTTCgaaaattgtttgtttttgtgCAAAGATGGGAATTTCTAAATTTCAAGATGTCCAATGTATTTTCCACACATCTTCCTATTAATAAATCAGGTGGTGGATATGTCCTTGATTCTACAATTTTAACTTGTTACCATTATATCTAAGTATCTCGCTTCATAACCTTATTATGCCAATCACTTATGTATTTTCCTACTCAAGCCTCGTAAAATTTTCTATCATTTACAAGAATAACTTCAATCCTCATCCAATCACCCATGCAGTATGGCACTTTTAACAAATGTTCGTGCTAAACTCATTTATATAAATCACTTTCTGTCACCACAAAAAAAATCAAGTCCCAAACCTCCATAACCTCCTATAATAGTTTTACGAAGTgctttaatttaataaacaatgTTTTTAGAATCAAATCAGTGGCCAATCTAATtggttcaattaaaaatttaaaaagcaaaatcattttaatcatcaattcaaataatttattagaaaaattcaatcaaatcatatttattttcaatctagttcaattcaatttctcCAAACATTGTACTAACAATGATAGAGTAGAGGACTTGGATTTTAAAGGGATGGTGGAGTGTAGTTGGCAGGAGTGGAAATGGAAGGGGGAGGTTGTCTTATTACTGAAAATTGGCAGGTATTCCAAATCATCATTTTGGCACATTAGCTGAGTTATATTAGCAAGTCAATATCAAAGAGTGTAAGAAGGCATGTGAAAAAGGAAGGGAGACAAGGGAGAGTGGAGATCACGTGGTGGGAGAAGGAAAATGATGGAAATAAAAAGAAGCGTGGAAGAGAAAACCTCTCTTAACTCACGTGGACCAACATGTCTTGCATGGGGACACGTGCTCATGTGGACCCCTATTCcaatgtattttaatatttacccACACGGTCGTGCGTGTCACTGTGTCCCTTCACGCCCCGACAACTCGCTCCTCACAATCATTTGAACCTCCCTCCCCCTCCACGCGCCCTCAATCGCTTATGCATTCTACGCTCCCCCCCCCAAACTAACCATTTTTAACCTCTGTAGCCAGCTTCACGCGGCGTCACTTGGGCCTCCATTTCCTCCTTTCAGCTGCAACCGTTACTATTGAGACTGTCTCCAACTCCTTTTCATCTCGCTTGACTTGAAAATTACTTGATTGCCATTTCATAATAGATTGACCAAAATGTTCCTCCTGTAATGATCTAATCACTGGGTTTATTAATTCCAAAATATCATTCGATAATGCCTAAAAACGATATCTAgacttttttttctctaaatttaaacaaataaatattagaGTGATTTTTTAATTGGATTATCTCAcaatactaataaaaataaataaatgtactTGATAGATCCTTTTATTATAaagatttgattaaattaatttctttaacattaaattaatcaatttaatttcaatactattaaaaaaacaaataaagtcaAATTCCAACATATTTAACATTTACTGTTTAAAAAATGTCATTTGTTGTTTAATCTAATTATAAAATGAAAGCTTTTTTATAGTTCTACCAATATTTTACTAAAAGTTGAACTACaaatgaaatatgtatataattcGTTTCATTTTTAAACCGTAAATGTTAATTTTGTGCGGCTCCAACAGGTTCAGCTCTGTTGGTGTTATTTGGTTTGGAAGGCATCCGCACAACATtcatttatgatattttattgattttttttgtgataaatttatcaattattatatgataattttttggagagattttaatattattttttggctCCAatctatttttggtaaaaattattttgggatattttctCTCTCCATATCTCGAGGAGAAACTTGTCttagggccagttcttcattgcttaaaaaaaGCACTTCTGACTCCAAAAGCACTCAGAACAAGCTACTTTAgactgaaatttttagcttttcaaaagtgcttttcaaaagtacttttaaaaagaacaagctaaaaattttagcttttcctctcccaaaaacacttttggtgcttaattactttttcacccctccaataacataatactttcctttttttttcttggtgcttaattacaaatgtgttaaaatcattaattaaaaataaaaaaatttaaaataataattacaaatatttaatagttatatttaaatatttaaaatatagcttatatattctaattaaatttttataaataattaatatttattgcttaaaaatatttaaaatttatatttcatatattaaaatattaacaacaagttataataatttttttatattcttactaaaatataataatattaactaatttaaatattatttaaatgcatatttgttacttgataataacatatctaaaattgacattttatttctcaaaagcactttttgacagcaatgctaaacactcaaattttaaactaaacttttcaaaagcacttctcaaaagtacttttccacagcacttttccacacaacttttcaaaagcaataaaGAACTGGCCCTTAATGGGAAGTTGCAATTATCCTGCCTTTTGTAAATACTCTTTCATATCAAGGTTGATCTTTACTGTTGCATTCCCAATTCAAGCCAATAATGTTTGTTTGCTACTTAAGTTCTTTGCCTATTCAAACTTGATCTGGCATAATTTGTTGTGGCAAATTAGGCTCTTTTCATCACTTAATGAGTTTATATTCaagtgattttatatattttgttttgtttttagaagtagttagttttaaatttaagtttaacaAAATGAGCTTTTAGTATTGTTTTATGACTTGCTAGGCCCATTCAAGCCTAAAGAGAAACTAACATGTTCATTAAGTATGCAAGAAAATATTTTTGGCTGATGAGTCAGTGGACTGCCCTAGATGTTACAACATTTAAAGGGAATGTTGCAACAACGAAGTAAGCTTCAAGATTTAGTAGAATTTCAAACACAACTCCAAGAGGTGAGCTATTAGAGGCAGTGTCACGACATCCACAAGCCAAAGTCGTGACATCCAACTTTGAGTCCAAAGGGAGAGTAGACTACCATCAAAGTCGCAACACC is a window of Gossypium hirsutum isolate 1008001.06 chromosome D08, Gossypium_hirsutum_v2.1, whole genome shotgun sequence DNA encoding:
- the LOC121219888 gene encoding homeobox-leucine zipper protein HAT4, whose translation is MMVGKEDLGLSLSLGFPQNHHSLQLNLRPSLLPSSVDSCSSVPSGFTAFHKSSWNDVSAPSDPNAESFRGETRSFLRGIDVNRLPSTVDCEEEAGVSSPNSTISSVSGKRSEREGTNGDELDIERACSRGISDEEDGDASRKKLRLSKDQSAILEESFKEHNTLNPKQKMALAKQLGLRPRQVEVWFQNRRARTKLKQTEVDCEFLKRCCENLTEENRRLQKEVQELRALKLSPQFYMQMTPPTTLTMCPSCERVGASSTVDPRSHHQLPQTHHRAIPINPWAPAAAPIPHGPFDALRPQS